A stretch of DNA from Rhodococcus sp. NBC_00297:
TCGTCGCGCTTCTCGACGGCGACGCGATGCTGACAGTCGACGGCGCGTCGCCGCGGCCTGTCGCTCCCGGAGACATCGCCGTGCTCGTCCGGTCGGGCAGACAGGCCGAGCAGGTGCGGTCCGCTCTCGAGCGCGCCGGCGTGCCGTCCGTGCTGTACGGCGGCTCGTCGGTGTTCGCCACCGAGTCCGCGGTGCACTGGCTGCTGCTCCTGCAGGCACTGGAGCAACCGCACCGTGCCGACGTCGTGCGGCGCGCCGCGCTCACACCGTTGCTCGGATGGTCTGCTCGCAGACTCGACGAGGGTGGCGACGCCGCGACCTCCGCACTGAGTGCGCGCTGCCGCGAGTGGTCCGCGCTCGTCACAGGGGTGGGCTTCGCGGCGATGGTCGAGAACCTCACCGGATCCACCGAGCTCCAGAAACGTCTGCTGGCAACCGAATCCGGTGAACGCGATCTGACGGACCTGCGGCACGTCGCGCAACTCGTCCAGCGCGAGTCGCTCGAGGGCGGACACGGGGTGACCTCGTTGACCCGCTGGCTGGCCGACCGGATCCAGGACCCCACGAGCGGCGCTGTGGCCGACCGCAGTCGACGGCTCGACAGCGATGCCGAGGCCGTGCAGGTGGCCACGGTGCACGCGATGAAGGGGTTGGAGTTCCCGATCGTGTACGTCCCGTTCGCGTGGGGTGCCGCCGGATCGTTCGATCCGGACACCCTGCTCTTCCACGACGACGAGGGTGCGCGTGTGCGCGACGTCGGTGGGTCCTCCACTCCGGGGTACCGCGAACGCAAGCAGCGCCACGACGAGGAGGCGGCGGGCGAGGAGATGCGCCTCCTCTACGTGGCCCTGACCCGCGCGCAGTGCCGTCTGGTGCTGTGGTGGGCACCGACGGCGATCACGGCGGCGTCCCCGTTGCATCGACTGCTCTTCGGCAGAGTGCCCGGCATCGCGGAACCGGAGTCGACGGTGCGCCTGCAGGACGATGCCTCCGCGGCGACGACCCTGCAGTCGCGCTGCGGCAGCGCGATCGGCGTCGAGGCGGTGCAGGACGTGACGGTGGTGGCCCGGCCCGCGCGGACGTCCGAGAGAAGCGGTGGCGCACTGGCCGTCGCGCACTTCGGCCGGAGGCTGGACACCGCGTGGCGGCGAACGTCCTACTCTGCGCTGACCGCGGGCGCGCACGATCAGCCGGTCGAGGTCGTCGAATCCGAGGACCCGATACTCGGCGACGAACCGGTGGAGGACCCGTTCGCGGCAGGTGTGGGCGCGGGGGCCCCCTCGCTCATGAACGGTCTGCCCGCGGGAGCCGCGTTCGGCACCCTGGTGCACGAAATTCTCGAGTACGTCGACACCTCCGTCGACGATCTGCCTGCAGAGGTGCAGCGCCGGTGTGTCGATGCCGTCTCGGCACACGGTGCCGACATCGACGCGGATCATCTCTCTCGGGCGCTGACGGCCGTCCTGCGCACGCCCCTGGACTTCGGCGCGGCGGGCACCGGCACGCTCGCCGAGGTCCACCCGTCGAACAGGCTCGCCGAGATGGACTTCGAGATCCCGTTGTCGGGCGGTGACCACGCCGCGACGGCGCACGTGACCGTGCACGCCGTCGCCGATCTCGTGGCGGACCACCTCGCTTCGGACGACGTGCTCGCGGCCTATCCGCAGCGGATGCGCCGACTCGACGACCGGACGCTCCGGGGCTACCTCACCGGCAGTGTCGACACGGTCCTGCGTGTCGGGTCGTCCGACGATTCCCGCTACGTGGTGGTGGACTACAAGACCAATCGCATCAGAAGTGGCGACCTCACCGTCGACGACTTCACGGTCGAGGACATGGCCGGCGAGATGATGGAGTCGCACTATCCGCTGCAGGCACTGCTCTATTCCGTTGCGCTGCATCGCTATCTGCGGTGGCGTCGACCGGGATACGACCCCCGGATACACCTCGGAGGAGTGCAGTACCACTTCGTCCGAGGCATGATCGGCCCGGACACTCCGCCCGGGCGCGGGGTCTTCTCCTGGGCGCCGTCCCCCGATCTCGTGACGGCGCTGTCCGATCTGCTCGCAGGAGTCCGGTCGTGACCGCGGCGTACCCGGGCGCTGTCGCGCAGCGCGGCAAGGGAGTGCTGCGCGCGTTCAACGACGTCGGCGTCCTCACCGCGGCCGACGTGCACGTCGCCCTCCGACTCGGCGCGCTCGGCGGGGAACGGGACGAACTGGCGCTGTTCGCCGTGGCACTCGCCGTGCGCGCGGTGCGCGTCGGCTCGGTGTGCCTGGACCTGACCCGCCTGCGCGACGTCACGGCCGACGACGGGGTCGACACGGACGCTCTGCCGTGGCCGGACGACGCGGCGGTCGTGGCCGCCCTCCGGGCGAGCCCACTCGTCCTGGGCGGGGAGAGCGGTCCGCTGCGACCGGTGCTCGTGGTGGACACCGCGGACGGCCCGTTGCTCTACCTACAGCGGTACTACTTGCAGGAGAAAGTGATCCGGGACGTGCTGGCTGCGCGCGAACTCGACGCGCCGGCTGTCGACGTGGAGGCGGTGCGGCAGGGACTGGCCACCTACTTCCCGAGCACCGAGGTGCCCGATAGGCAGCGCATCGCGGCGGCACTCGCGGTGACTGGGTGGACCACCGTCATCGCGGGCGGCCCCGGAACGGGCAAGACGCACACGGTCGCGCGCATTCTCGCTCTGCTCACCGCAGTGCACGGCCCCGGTCTACGGATCGGGCTCGCCGCGCCGACCGGGAAAGCGGCTGCGCGACTGCAGGAGTCGGTGGCCGAGCAGGCACCGGAACTCGGACTGCGAGGCGACATCCCGGCGATGACGGTGCATCGGCTGCTGGGCTGGCAGCCCGGCAGCCGCAGTCGGTTCCGTCACGACGCACACAACAGGCTCCCGTACGACGTGGTCGTCGTCGACGAGACGTCCATGGTGTCGTCCACGCTGATGAGCCGACTCATGGAGGCGGTCCGCGCCGACACCAGGCTCGTACTGGTCGGCGATCCCGACCAGCTGACCTCGGTGGACGCGGGCGCGGTGTTGGCCGATCTGGTCGCGCGGCCGGTGACGGCGGCGTTGCCGGAGGTGGTCACCGCCCTGGTGGGCGCCGACCTCGGGTCCGTCCCGGCGGCGGGGGACTCGTCGGAGAAGAGTCTCTCGACGGGCGAGGTGCGCCGACTCGCCGCGGGCACCGTGCGACTGAGCCGCGGGCGTCGGTTCGGCGGTGTCATCGCCGATCTCGCCGTCGCTGTGCGTGACGGCGACGAGGACGAGGTGGTGCGCCTGCTGAACTCGGGCGATCCCGCCCTCGAGTTCGGTCCGCGGTCCGACGTGTCGTCGCTCGAACGCGATGTGGTCTCCACCGCCCGGGCCGTGACCGCGGCCGCCGCGTCCGGTGATGCGGCCGCGGCCCTCGCCGCTCTCGAGCGGCACCGCCTGTTGTGCGCGCACCGTGAGGGCCCCTCCGGTGTGGATCACTGGGCACGGTGGGCGATGGACCGCGTGGGCGCCGACACCTCGACCTTCCTGGACGCCGCACAGTGGTATCTCGGGCAACCGCTCCTGGTGACGACGAACGACCACGACAACCGTATCTACAACGGCGACACCGGCGTGGTCGTCGACGACGGACACGGCGGCGTGGTCGCCGCGTTCGCGCGCGGGTCGACTCCGTTCCTCGTTCATCCCAGCAGGCTGTCGGCCGTGCAGACGGTGTACGCCATGACGATTCACCGCAGTCAGGGAAGCCAGTACGACACCGTCTCGGTGGTCATCCCGGACGAGACGTCGTCGCTGTTGACGAGGGAACTGCTGTACACGGCCATCACACGCGCCCGCCGCACCGTGCGCATCATCGGCAGCGAGGAGTCGGTGCGCGCCGGTGTCCGTCGCCGGGTGCTGCGGGCCAGCGGACTGCGTCGCGACTCGCCGGTGCCCTTCGGTCACTCCTGATCCACCGCGCGCGCGGCGTCTCGTGGCAGTCGGTTGTCCGAGCACTGCCCGCACGTCGTGCGTGTGCGCTATATTCTCCTCGACTGCGGTCGGGGGGACCGTTACAGGCGGTGAAAACAGGACGGGGGACAGGGTATGAGGAGTCGTCACCACCTGCCCGTCGTCCGGTCCACCTCGGCACCGAGCCGCGACGAGCTCGCCTAGTGTCCACATTCCTCACCCCGGGCGTCGAACACGAACCGCGACCGCACCGCCGCGGGTTGTTCGGCTCGCACCCCGGGACCACCGAGAGCGAGGATCGGCGGGTCCTGTCCGGCGCTCTCCCCGTCCGACACCGCATCGTGATCGCCGACATCGGTCTCGGCGTGGATCTCGGCACCGATGCGTTGGCCGGGATGTCCGCAGCGGTCGGCGAGCGTCGGCCAGGGGGCGTGATCGCCTGGGACCTGGCCGGTGGGGCCACCGGGCACGGTGCCGCCGCGCAGATCGCCGAGGACGTCGAGGCCCTGGTGGCACCCGAGTGCGATCCGCGAGCACTGTCCCACTACGTCGACACCCGGCCCGAAGGGCACGATGCTCTCGGAGCGGATGCGTCGCTGCAGGACCCGCACGCCATCGAGGACGTTCTGACCGTCCTGACGCACCACCGGCAGACCGTCGTCGTGCACGCCCGCAGCGACGAGCCGTACTTCGTCGCGATGATCGACGACGCGGACTCGATCGTCGTCCCGATTCCCCATTCCGAGGCCGCGGCACTGCGCGTCGTGGCACTGATGGACTCGCTCCGCGGCAGCGGCCGCGACACCTGGTCGGACCGCATCGTCGTCGTCAAACACGATGCGGTACATGCCGGTTCGCGATCCGGCTCCACGGATCTGCGACGCGTGCTCGGGGATGCGGGCGTCCGCACCGTGCTGGACGTGCCGTCCACGTCGGACTCCGATGCGGACGTTCGCCGCGCCTGGTCGCACGTCGCCGCCGTCGTGATGCGGACGCGCGGGCCGGTACGCCCGATCGTTCCCGACGCGCACCCGGGTCTGCACGCCGACGACCACACACCCTCCTTCGACAGCACGACGGCGACACTGCGCGCGCGCTCTGCCGACACCCGGCCGAGTCGTCGCAGCGGGCGACTTCCCGCCCTCGCCGCCCTCGGTGCCCTTCTCGTCGCGGGAGGACTCGGCACCGCCGTCATGATGCAGCGCGCCCCCGCGGATTCCGCACCGGTCCCGGTCGCCACCGCGGGTGTCGGTGCGGACGCGGCCGATCAGACCGCGTCGGCGGCGCCGCCGCCGATCGATGCGGCCCGCGCGAGTGGTCCCGCCGTGATCGTGCGCTACGACGATCTGTACTACCGAGATCGCGACGCCGCAGCGGCCGCAGCGCTCTGGGATCTGTCCGACACGGCCGGTGTGGACGCCACGGTGGCCGATCTGCAGCGATCCATCGACGCGGTGGACCCGGCGATACGGCACCGCATCGACGTGGCGTCCACCTCCGACCCGCTCGTCTTCGACGCCGTCCTGACACTCACGGTTCCGGACGGCCGGGAGTTCCGGTACGACCAGCAGTTCACGGTGCGGGAGGACGACGACGGCTTCGCCATCGTCCGCAAGATCGACTGCACCGGCGTCTGTCCCGCTCCGTGATCCGTCTTCCGGCCCTCCTCCCGCCACGACTCGAGAGAGACACACGATGACGCACCGCGCGCCCGTACGCCGCCGACGCACAGTGGGATCCGGTCTGGCCGTGAGCGCGATGGCCGTGGGTGCCTGGGGGCTGGTGACCTGCGCGTCCGTCCTCGTCGCTCCCGCGGCGTCCGCTGCCCCGACATCGGTGAACGACGAACCGAACACGGCGGCGGAGAAGGTCGCCGAGAGCAGGCGTCGCGACGAGTTGTCGCAGAAGGAGCGCGCGGCAGAGGACGCGGAACGCGAACGCCAGGAGAAGGAAGCGAAGCAGGCAGCCGACGACCTCGCGGCGCAGGAAGCCGACGAGCGGAGAGAGCGGCGAGAGGACCAGGCCGCAGCCGTGCAGAACGGCACCGCGCCGGCGCCGGCGCCGTTCGTCTTCCAGCTTCCGCCGCTCCCGTTCGAGATCCCCGGCGTCACGCCGCCCGCCCCGGCGGTCACGGCACCCGAGCCGGTCGCGCCGCCGGTCGACACGGCACCGCCGCCCCCCGCGACGCCCCCGGCTCCGGTGGTGGACGACATCGCCGACGTCGTCGAGGTCGAGGAGGCTCCCGCGCCGACGCCGGCCGTCACGGCACCTGCCGCGCCGGCACCGGTTCCCGAGCCGGACCCCGCACCGTCGCGCCCCGACCCGACACCGGGTCCCGGCCCCGCGCCGCTCCCCGGCACTCCGCAGGTGCAGTCCGGTGGTCATGGGCCGCACACCGGCCCCGATCCGGATCGCGACCCGATCGATCCTCCGTCGCCGCCTCCCGGTGACGACGACGAGCCCCGTCAGCCGTCGCCGAGAGCTGCGACGATGAGCAACCCGGCTCCGCCGTCGGTGAGCAACCCGGCTCCGCCGTCGGTGAGCAACCCGGCTCCGCCGTCGGCGAGCGACACCGCGCCGCAGTCGGTGCAGCCGTCCGGAGAAGGTCGGCATGCGGCACCCGACCCGGGCTGGACGAATCCCGTTCCCGGACGCTGACCCGTCACCGACGAAGTACGAGGATGCCGTTCACGTCGGAGACGACCGAGTAACCGTCCGCGAGAGCTGCACTGATCGCCGTGTTGTCGCCCGACTCGTCCTTGGGCCACCCGGCGGGCCGGCCGATGTTCACGACGATCCAGTCCGGTGTCGTGGAATCGGTCTCCCGCTGCGGGAACACCGAGACGGGGTGGTCGGACACGAACTGCGGGACCAGGTTGTTGGAGGCCGACACGCGGTCCCCTGGCGGTATGGATGCCGACACGGCTCTCGCGGTGGTCACCTGCGGGTCGACGCGCCACCCGTCGGCGTCGGCGAGCCGAGCCAGCGGCTGGAAGGGCAGCGCGACCAGAGCGACGGCGGCGACGGCGGCGAGCACCACTCTCTGGGCACGCGGTGACAGGTGCATGTCGCGCCGACCGCGAATGAGTGCATCGATCAACGCGGCGAACAGGATCGGCATGAGGATCGCGTTGTAATGGAAGATCGGCTTCCAGAAGTTGGTGTTGTCGCTGAGGAACCGCCATGCGACGGTGGGTACTGCCACCAGGGTCAACGGTGACCGCAGTGCTGCGAAGCCGGTGACGGCCAACAGCAGCAGCACGGTCGCGGCACGCGAGTCCCCGCTGACGAGACCGTGTGTGGTGTCGGCGATGCCCTCACCGAGGGGCGGGAGTTTCGAACCCTGACCGTAGGCGTCGTCGGCGCTCAGCAGCGGTATGACCACCGTGATGGCCAGCACGATCCACGCCGCGCCCCACGCGGCCGTCGCCAGGCCCAGAATCCGTGTGCGACCCGTGGTCCACCAGGCGATCAGGGCGCCGATCACGATGACGGTGAGCCCCATGTCCTCCTTGACGAAGACGAGCGGGAGCGTCCACGCCACCGCGGCACGCCAGTGCCCCTGGCCGAGTGCTGCCATGGCGAAGGCCAGCATCGGGACGCCGAAGGCGATCTCGTGGAAGTCGAAGTTCAGTGCCGACTGCAGGCCCCACGACAGTCCGTAGCCGAGGGCCACCACGATGCCCGCGACGGTGCCGAGGCTGCGGCACGCCCACCGGGAGAGGGGCACGACACCCACGGCGAACAGGACGCCCTGGGCGATCAGCAGGGTCTCGGGGACAGGGGCGAGTCGGTAGAAGGGCGCGAGCAGTGCGGTGATCGGAGAGAAGTGATCACCGAGCGTGTTGTAGCCCGTGCCCAGCAGATCCGACGTCGGCGCGTCGAGGCGTGCGTACGAGGCGATCTGCTGCACGAAGATGCCGAGGTCGAAACCGGAGGTGCGCAGCTGGTGCTGACCGACGACGGACAGTGCGCTGTAGAGCGGGGCGAGCAGGAGGAAGGCGATCGCCGGGACCGCGATGTCCGCGCGGCGGGCGCGACGCAGCATCTCCTGCGGTCGGCGCGCCCCGCCGGACGGGGCGGCCGCTGCAGTCTCCGCAGAAGGTCTGGTTGCCGTCACAGGAGATAATTTCTACACGAACTTCGTGTGATCAAGCTGTGAACGCGAGGTGCGGCCGCCCCGGCTCAGCACGTCAGCGGCTCACCGCCTTGGTGTAGCGATGGATGGCGAACGGTACGAAGACGATCAGGATGAGGATCGACCATCCCACCGTCGCGAGCACCGGGTGTTGGAGTGGCCACGCGTCCGGAGGCGGCATCGTCGGGTTCGTGTTCCCGAACAGCACCCGGCTCGCCTGCGTGATGGCGGAGACAGGATTCCACTCGGCGATGGGTTGCAGAATCCCGGGCAGATCCTGACTCTGCACGAACGTGTTGGCGATGAACGTCAGCGGGAAGATGACGATGAAGCTGGCGTTGTTGAACACCTCGGGCGTCCGGATCCACAGTCCGATCACCGCCATCACCCAGGACAGTGCGTAGGCGAAGAGCAGCAGCAGCCCGAATCCCGCCGCGGCCTCCCAGAACGACGACCGGATGCGCCAGCCGACCAGCAGACCGGTCAGGGACATCACGACCAGGCTGATGACGTTGATGACGATGTCGCTGCTGGTCCGTCCGACGAGCACCGCGGACGGAGCCATGGGCAGGGAGCGGAAGCGGTCGATGATGCCCTTCTGCATGTCCTCCGCGAGCCCGAGGCCGGTCCACGTGGACCCGAAGATGACGGTCTGCGCGAAGATGCCGGCGATGAGGAACTCGCGGTAGGACATGCCGGGGATCTCGATGGCCGACCCGAAGATGTACGCGAAGACCAGGACGAACATGATCGGCGACAGCAGCGTGAAGACGATGAGGTCGGGGACGCGCTTGATCTTGATGAGGTTGCGTCGGGCGATGGTCGCGCCGTCGCTCAGCGCCGTGGTGGGTGAGTTCATCGGGCCGTCTCCTGTCCGCTGGGCTGCTGATCGGCCGCGTCGGGCCGGGTCGACGTCTGGCCGGTGAGAGTGAGGAAGACGTCGTCGAGGCTGGGCTTGCCCAGCGAGGCGTCGGCAGGGGTGACGCCGTTCTCGCGGAGCAGGACCAGCGCGTCGACGAACGTGGTGGTCCCGTCGTCCGCACCGACCGTGAGCCGCCGGGACGCGGCATCGGAGGTGACCTGACCCGGTGCGAAACGCTCCATGACGCCCTGCGCCGTCGTCAGATCGCCGTCCGTGTCGAAGGCGAACTCCAGCCTGGCTCCGCCCACTCGCGACTTCAGTTCGTCGGCGGTACCGCG
This window harbors:
- a CDS encoding UvrD-helicase domain-containing protein, whose protein sequence is MSTFDLTGPLPLGTTVLEASAGTGKTYAIVGLAARYVAEGVTDIAGVLLVTFSKGATRELRERTRARFAEVAAALADSSAARSGGDELIALLADVDDDEVVLRRTRLLTALSEFDAGTIATTHSFCQRMLDGLGIAGEREPDATFVESVDDLVDDVVDDLYLRRYSAEVGSPPLTVAQARTVARAAVSDRRAVLSPDAPDDTAAGQRVAVAREAREETERRKRRLGVRDFDDLLELLHGVLSDETHGSAACARVREKFTVVLVDEFQDTDPLQWSILRRAFHGHCTLVLVGDPKQAIYAFRGAEVLSYLDAVAVADRHLALTTNWRSDAAVIGSLAHLYEGAALGHPDIVVTPVTASHREPRLLAAATRDPLPPVRLRVFGRTGSGPLNNKGLPATEKVRLRIADDVAQDIVALLDGDAMLTVDGASPRPVAPGDIAVLVRSGRQAEQVRSALERAGVPSVLYGGSSVFATESAVHWLLLLQALEQPHRADVVRRAALTPLLGWSARRLDEGGDAATSALSARCREWSALVTGVGFAAMVENLTGSTELQKRLLATESGERDLTDLRHVAQLVQRESLEGGHGVTSLTRWLADRIQDPTSGAVADRSRRLDSDAEAVQVATVHAMKGLEFPIVYVPFAWGAAGSFDPDTLLFHDDEGARVRDVGGSSTPGYRERKQRHDEEAAGEEMRLLYVALTRAQCRLVLWWAPTAITAASPLHRLLFGRVPGIAEPESTVRLQDDASAATTLQSRCGSAIGVEAVQDVTVVARPARTSERSGGALAVAHFGRRLDTAWRRTSYSALTAGAHDQPVEVVESEDPILGDEPVEDPFAAGVGAGAPSLMNGLPAGAAFGTLVHEILEYVDTSVDDLPAEVQRRCVDAVSAHGADIDADHLSRALTAVLRTPLDFGAAGTGTLAEVHPSNRLAEMDFEIPLSGGDHAATAHVTVHAVADLVADHLASDDVLAAYPQRMRRLDDRTLRGYLTGSVDTVLRVGSSDDSRYVVVDYKTNRIRSGDLTVDDFTVEDMAGEMMESHYPLQALLYSVALHRYLRWRRPGYDPRIHLGGVQYHFVRGMIGPDTPPGRGVFSWAPSPDLVTALSDLLAGVRS
- the recD gene encoding exodeoxyribonuclease V subunit alpha, encoding MTAAYPGAVAQRGKGVLRAFNDVGVLTAADVHVALRLGALGGERDELALFAVALAVRAVRVGSVCLDLTRLRDVTADDGVDTDALPWPDDAAVVAALRASPLVLGGESGPLRPVLVVDTADGPLLYLQRYYLQEKVIRDVLAARELDAPAVDVEAVRQGLATYFPSTEVPDRQRIAAALAVTGWTTVIAGGPGTGKTHTVARILALLTAVHGPGLRIGLAAPTGKAAARLQESVAEQAPELGLRGDIPAMTVHRLLGWQPGSRSRFRHDAHNRLPYDVVVVDETSMVSSTLMSRLMEAVRADTRLVLVGDPDQLTSVDAGAVLADLVARPVTAALPEVVTALVGADLGSVPAAGDSSEKSLSTGEVRRLAAGTVRLSRGRRFGGVIADLAVAVRDGDEDEVVRLLNSGDPALEFGPRSDVSSLERDVVSTARAVTAAAASGDAAAALAALERHRLLCAHREGPSGVDHWARWAMDRVGADTSTFLDAAQWYLGQPLLVTTNDHDNRIYNGDTGVVVDDGHGGVVAAFARGSTPFLVHPSRLSAVQTVYAMTIHRSQGSQYDTVSVVIPDETSSLLTRELLYTAITRARRTVRIIGSEESVRAGVRRRVLRASGLRRDSPVPFGHS
- a CDS encoding DUF2079 domain-containing protein; protein product: MTATRPSAETAAAAPSGGARRPQEMLRRARRADIAVPAIAFLLLAPLYSALSVVGQHQLRTSGFDLGIFVQQIASYARLDAPTSDLLGTGYNTLGDHFSPITALLAPFYRLAPVPETLLIAQGVLFAVGVVPLSRWACRSLGTVAGIVVALGYGLSWGLQSALNFDFHEIAFGVPMLAFAMAALGQGHWRAAVAWTLPLVFVKEDMGLTVIVIGALIAWWTTGRTRILGLATAAWGAAWIVLAITVVIPLLSADDAYGQGSKLPPLGEGIADTTHGLVSGDSRAATVLLLLAVTGFAALRSPLTLVAVPTVAWRFLSDNTNFWKPIFHYNAILMPILFAALIDALIRGRRDMHLSPRAQRVVLAAVAAVALVALPFQPLARLADADGWRVDPQVTTARAVSASIPPGDRVSASNNLVPQFVSDHPVSVFPQRETDSTTPDWIVVNIGRPAGWPKDESGDNTAISAALADGYSVVSDVNGILVLRR
- a CDS encoding ABC transporter permease; the protein is MNSPTTALSDGATIARRNLIKIKRVPDLIVFTLLSPIMFVLVFAYIFGSAIEIPGMSYREFLIAGIFAQTVIFGSTWTGLGLAEDMQKGIIDRFRSLPMAPSAVLVGRTSSDIVINVISLVVMSLTGLLVGWRIRSSFWEAAAGFGLLLLFAYALSWVMAVIGLWIRTPEVFNNASFIVIFPLTFIANTFVQSQDLPGILQPIAEWNPVSAITQASRVLFGNTNPTMPPPDAWPLQHPVLATVGWSILILIVFVPFAIHRYTKAVSR